One Vanessa cardui chromosome 17, ilVanCard2.1, whole genome shotgun sequence DNA window includes the following coding sequences:
- the LOC124536833 gene encoding uncharacterized protein LOC124536833, translating to MEDKELIECVRKYEFIYNLKHPKYVDDVKKRVAWKEIGEQLKQPPVSCKRRWHCLKYAYRRALNRKKEKTYKNIKQWKYEKEMAFVAPFLVTRNNQDSIETTSDDKVSENDEILDIESNASENVNTDTETDYSLASNANSTKISNDSLQNESQQIQYTKKSIAELAASIILMAKLLDDRNKLRSRGYDELDRFFLNISDTVKKFSPYEQAVAKKETFSLISEMELQHLAPSSSSYASTSSTSSPQSASSRVTPIPTSPDN from the exons ATGGAGGATAAAGAACTAATTGAATGTGTCCGCAAAtacgaatttatatataatttaaaacatcccAAATATGTGGATGATGTCAAGAAACGAGTAGCTTGGAAGGAAATTGGGGAGCAACTAAAACAACCCC CTGTTTCTTGTAAACGAAGGTGGCATTGCCTTAAATACGCATATAGGAGGGCTTTGAATAGAAAAAAggaaaaaacatacaaaaatataaaacaatggaAATATGAAAAGGAAATGGCGTTTGTGGCTCCTTTTTTAGTGACAAGAAATAATCAAGATTCCATCGAAACTACAAGCGATGATAAAGTATCTGAAAATGATGAGATTCTTGACATAGAATCCAATGCTTCAGAAAATGTCAACACTGATACTGAAACGGACTACAGCCTTGCGAGTAATGCTAATAGTACTAAAATATCAAACGATTCTCTACAAAATGAGTCACAGCAAATACAATATACTAAGAAATCAATAGCAGAGCTAGCAGCATCTATTATATTAATGGCAAAATTGCTTGATGACCGAAACAAACTCAGGTCTAGAGGATATGACGAGTTGGAtcgcttttttttaaacatttctgaTACTGTTAAGAAATTCTCACCGTACGAACAAGCAGTGGCAAAAAAAGAGACATTTTCTTTGATATCAGAAATGGAATTACAACACCTTGCTCCATCTAGTTCATCATACGCCTCTACGTCATCTACGTCATCCCCGCAATCAGCAAGTAGCAGAGTAACGCCAATACCGACAAGTCCTGACAATTGA